A stretch of Ipomoea triloba cultivar NCNSP0323 chromosome 13, ASM357664v1 DNA encodes these proteins:
- the LOC116001144 gene encoding zinc finger BED domain-containing protein RICESLEEPER 2-like — MCITANFIDSEWKLQKKIISFVPIYSHKGENIAKALESSLLDWGLKSVFSVTVDNAFSNDTALGFLKKKLVSCGCFTVRCMYLHMRCIAHILNLVIQDGLKECDSAVKKVRDAVRYVRSSPARVQKFRDLADLIGVEAKNSLCLDVPTRWNSTYMMLHTALLFQKVFEVYEDHDSSFKADLGENILDFMDWESIASLVKILKSFYEMTVRISSSLYVTANTFFSEVSDLSRLLKNMVEADGTVKLMGTNMREQSNKSAPSITSDSISVRRHQSLLKSQIKKQRLESGDLSRKKTELEVYLVEIIVDEEDSFDLLRWWKLNSDRFPVLSKMARDLLVVPISTVASESTFSTSGEVLDFCH, encoded by the exons ATGTGCATAACTGCAAATTTCATTGACAGTGAGTGGAAGCTCCAAAAGAAGATCATTTCATTTGTTCCAATCTATTCCCACAAGGGGGAAAATATTGCAAAGGCTTTAGAGAGTTCTCTTTTGGACTGGGGTCTAAAATCAGTCTTTAGTGTGACAGTTGATAATGCTTTTAGTAATGATACTGCCCTAGGtttcttgaagaagaagttgGTGTCATGTGGTTGTTTTACTGTTAGGTGTATGTATTTGCACATGAGGTGCATTGCTCATATCCTTAACTTGGTTATACAGGATGGGTTGAAAGAATGTGACAGTGCTGTTAAGAAAGTGAGGGATGCTGTTAGGTATGTGAGGAGCTCACCTGCTAGGGTACAGAAGTTTAGGGATCTAGCTGATCTAATTGGGGTGGAAGCTAAAAATTCCTTGTGTCTTGATGTTCCTACTAGGTGGAACTCCACCTATATGATGCTACATACTGCTTTGTTATTTCAGAAAGTGTTTGAAGTGTATGAAGATCATGACAGTTCATTTAAGGCTGATTTAGGTGAAAATATACTTGATTTCATGGATTGGGAGTCCATTGCTTCTTTGGTTAAGATTCTTAAATCCTTTTATGAAATGACTGTTAGGATTTCAAGTTCATTGTATGTGACTGCTAATACCTTTTTCTCTGAAGTTTCTGATCTGTCTCGTCTATTGAAAAATATGGTGGAAGCTGATGGCACTGTTAAGCTGATGGGTACAAATATGAGG GAACAATCTAACAAATCTGCCCCCTCCATCACTTCTGATTCTATTTCTGTTAGGAGACATCAATCCTTACTGAAATCTCAAATTAAGAAACAGAGATTGGAGAGTGGGGATTTGTCAAGGAAAAAAACTGAGTTGGAAGTGTATTTGGTTGAGATTATTGTGGATGAGGAAGATTCTTTTGACCTTCTTAGATGGTGGAAGCTGAATTCTGATAGGTTCCCCGTGTTATCTAAAATGGCAAGGGATTTACTTGTTGTTCCAATTTCTACTGTTGCATCAGAATCAACATTCAGTACCAGTGGCGAGGTACTAGATTTTTGCCATTGA